The genomic stretch GTAATCAATAAGGTGATGCGCCAGGCTAGTAACACGCCGATGGCGATAATCGCCAGGCCGATAACCCACTGCTCGTATTGAGACTGACGGGTAATGTCATCAACCTTGGTTAATTGTGCCTGATAAAGCTGTGTCGTTGCCTGATTCAGCACCAGCGCGATATCCGCCATACGCTGAGAGGCCGTGTTTTCCTCCTGATACGCGGTCATATAAAGGCTGACATCTCTGTCGTAGGTGGCGAACACCTGCCAGGCCTGATTCAGCCACGCCTGTTGTTCTGCATCGTACTGTGGCAGAGCCTGTGTGAGGGTGTGCTGAGCTGTGGCCAGTGCCTTGCGAAGTGCGGCTTCGTTTTCGCCGGAGGGGGCTAACGTCAGCTCATGTGCGGCATCTTTAATGCCAGACAGTGCCTCATGGATGTATAAAAACTCCAGCCGTAATTCCAGTGGCAACATGGCACTGTCGAATTGTCTGCGCAAGGTATCCACAACATTGCCGACAGCGCCCTGTGATAATTTTTGGCTAACCGCATCACGTTTTTGGCTGGCGATGAGCACGTTGCCCCGTGCCGTATTATATTCCTTGCTGGCCTGAGTTATTTTATCCAGCAGAATACGGGTATCGGCATCCCATTTCAGCGTTTCTGCTGTGTTCAGTAATTGCGTTATTTTATTCAGCAATTCGCTATTTTTATTTAGGGCAGCATAATCGTGGGTATATTGAAAACGCAGACGCTCGCGTCTGGCCTCTTCCAGATTGCTATTGATGCTATTACTTATAATCGATTTTTGTGAATAGGCGTCAATATTACGAAAGCCATTTATTCCAGACAGCATGATGATAATGGCCATGAGCAAGAGTAGCCCAAACCCCAGAGCCAGCTTTACGCCGACCTTGAAATTGTTATAAGCACCAAAAACAGTATTCATTGGTCCTTCCTTTCTTGATTTGCCAGAGAAATGATGAGGAAAAAACCGATTTGAATAATTCAATAATGAACGCTTCAGAACCTCAGTGCTGAAGCTGTGTTTTATTATTATGGCTGCACTAGTCTGTCATTGTTACTGTGAGTGAGTCGCTCTATCAGCAGACGATTACGGCCCGAAACTCATGGCTGATGCATCTCACAGGGGAGGGTAATGTAATAACTACACTTTTATAACATAGTATTAAAAAGTGATTTTATCAATGGATTACTGAAAAATGAGATATCGATTATTGATGGCTGATGCCTCATCCATTTTTTGGGGTATTTTCAAATGGAATACCTAAAAAAGTAATAATGGGCGTGACAATACGCAGTGATAATCTTTACGTTGCGTCGTGAGTAGCACCATTTTAATGCCAAAAATACGTGGTGGGAAAATCAGTGCAGGGAGAAAGCAGAATCTAAACACAGCATGGCGGTTTATTGCCATGCTGTGTGGTGTGTACCAACAATCGTCGTGATCAAACGTAGTAAAAATTAACCGACGCTGTTATCAAAACGGATTAGAACGACTCCCAGTCATCTTTGGTTGAGGTTGATGAAGGTTTCACCGTAGCAGACGCTTTGGTCGTTGATTTCCCCAACATTAATGGCGTTTTGGTGCTGGTTGTGTTGCGTTGTCTTGCCGGTGAGACCATAGCACTGTCATGGCTGGTCCGGAAAAACGACACCGCGTGCTCCAGCACCTGGGCCTGCTCTTCCAGTGAATTGGCCGCTGCGGAAGATTGCTCCACCAGCGCGGCGTTTTGCTGGGTGGTGGCATCCATTTCGGAGACAGCGGTAGAGATCTGGTTGATGCCACGGCTCTGCTCATCAGAGGCGGAGGCAATCTCATCCATGATGTCATGCACATGGGAGATGGAACGGATGATTTCATCCATTGTCTTACCGGCGTTTTCCACCTGGGTGGAACCGGTGTTCACCCGGGTGACTGACTCGTTGATCAGCGTTTCGATCTCTTTAGCGGCCTGCGCACTACGCTGGGCCAGACTGCGCACTTCGCCTGCTACCACGGCGAAGCCCCGGCCCTGTTCACCAGCACGCGCGGCTTCCACCGCGGCGTTCAGCGCCAGAATATTGGTCTGGAAAGCAATGCCGTTGATAACCGAGGTGATTTCGGAAATACGCCGGGAACTGACGGCGATTTCATTCATGGTGCTCACCACGGTAGTGACGATTTCACCGCCGCGGGTCGCATTAGCGGAAGCATCGGCAGCCAGCTGTGAGGCGTGATGCGCATTATCGGCGTTCTGTTTCACTGTGGAGGTTAGCTGCTCCATACTGGCGGCGGTTTCCACCACGGCGGCAGACTGCTGCTCGGTACGTGAGGAAAGGTCGGTGTTACCAGCGGCAATTTCCGATGCGGCCGACGCCACGTTGCTCACCCCTTCACGAATTTCACCGATCATCTCACGCAGTTTATGGTTCATGGCTGCCATTGCGGACATCAACATCCCCAGCTCATCGCGGCGAACAACGGTGATAGAGGCCGTCAGGTCACCCTGGGCAATCCGTTCAGCTATCGACAGGCTCTGGTGCAGCGGACGGGTAATCTGCAACGTGATACGCCAGGCCATCAGGACCCCTATAGCGATAATCACCAGACCGGTCAGCAACAATTGCCACTGTGAACTGGCGGTGGTGCTGCTGACCAGCGCTAACTGACCGGTGTATAAATCGTTGGAGGCGTTATCCAGAATCACGGCCGCACCGCTCATCGTGCTAGTGGCGGCGCTTTCATTACGGAAAGCAGCCATGTACTCGTCAATGTAGCCGTTATAGGCGGAAAAGAAACGCCAGGCCTGATTCAACCAGCTTTGTTGTTCCGTACTGAATTTCGGCAGGCTTTGAGTGAATGCGGCCTGTGCGCTGGTAAGGGCTTTACGCAGGTTGGATTCAGTTTGTGCGGAAGGTGTCAGCAGCAACTCATGCGCTGTATCGCGGATATCTGCAAGCTGTTCGTACAGCGTGATAAATTCCAGCCGTAACTCCGGTGCCTGCGTACTGGCACTGAATTGGGTGCGTAGTGTACTCAGTACACTGGCGCTGCTGTCCCGGTTGAATTTTTGCGCCACGGCATCACGCTGCTTGCTGGCGTTTATCAGCGCCTCTCGTCCTGGTACATAGACGTTATAGGCGGTATTGAGTTGATCCAGTAGCTTACGTGCACTAGGCCTCCAGGTGTACTGGTTGGTCTGCTTCAGTGACTCGCCTACTTTTGCCATCAGGTCGCCGACTTTATCCATTGCACTGTAGTCATGGGTATATTGGAAATTGAGGCGGGCGCGTCTGGCATCGTTCAGATTATTATTAATGTCATTACTGATAATGGATTTGTTGACGTAAGCGTCAATACTACGAAAATTATTAACCCCGGATAGCGTGATAAAGGCGGACATAACTAAAATGAGTCCAAACCCTATTGCCAGTTTAATACCAACCTTCAGATTGTTATAGGTATGCATAATTGTATCCATCAAGGTTTCCTACAGAGCTAAATGTGTTGACAATACAAATCAACAGAGAATGTCCATCTGTTAACGTCCGTGTTTTTTCATAAAGTACAGAGATGGGTTTCTTTCGCGAGGAGAAAAACGTGTGAATCTTATCACATTTTTTTAGAGAGTTAAACACTTGCTAACATAATGAAATCATAGGTTGTTTGTGTTTCTTATTCCAGTTTTGTTTTTTTCTACCGGTATTCTGTTCGCAGGTTGTTAAATGTTTTCGTGTACTAGTTAGATGATGTATTGATCGTGGTTTTATCTGCTCTCTTTTTCAAAAAATTATTTTTAAGTAGCCTGACTAAGTCATATTTTTTCATTTTGTTGTTGGTCGATAAAATAATGTGATTCTTCCGATAAAGAAAAAAATAATCAGGGAGAGGGCTGTCACTCTCATTTTGAAGTATGAAGGGTATGCACCCCGAATAATTCGGAACTGATAATATGCGCTATACAGTCTGCTATATAATGCGCTATCTCTCGCTATCGGCGGTAAGTGGGATTGGGCATGCGCATTCAGGTATGATCGAGAAGGGGATTCGCAGGATAAAGGCGCAGAATAAAGGCTGTGGTGAGAGAGCCCCGATGCTGTGCTGCCTGGCCGACTGGCTACACAGAACCGGGGCGCGGTTATCAGACGCCGGACGTGGCATCCGCCGCGTCGGTAACTATCGGCACGTCTTTAATCACCGATTCGAAGCTACGCAGACGTTTATAAATCGACATCAGCTCGACGATGGTGGTCCACGAGTTAATCAGGTATTGGAATGAGCTACGCACCTGATCGAACACGTTGGTTATCTGGTTCATCAGACCGAGTGTCAGACTACCGGCGACGATCGACGGCAGCAGCATGATAATGCCGAACACATTGTCGGTTTGCAGATAGAGCACCCGTGCAATATTGAAATAGGTGTAGTGGAAATAGAGGCGGAAATAGTTTTTCCGTACGTTGGTGAACAGCTGTTTGACCGTCGGCGGTGTGGCACGGGTAGCGTCGTCTTCACCATAGACCAGCTCTTTACGATAGGCGGCTTCCACGCGCTGGTTGTTAAATTCCAGCCCCGGCAGTTTGATGCCGATAAACGCCAGCAAGCCCGTCCCTGCCAGCGACCAGACAATCGCGGCAATCACCAGACCGTAAGGCACTTCGCCAATCAACGGCAGGGTTTTGACATGAGATGAAAGGCTGACCAGCACCGGTAAAAAGGCTATCAACGTCATCAATGATTTCACCAGATCTACGCCCAGGCTTTCCACGGTGGAAGCAAAGCGCATGGTGTCTTCCTGAATACGTTGCGCGGCCCCTTCAATGTGGCGTAAGGATTGCCAGTGCGAAGAGTAGTAATCATTCATCGCAGTACGCCAGCGAAAGACATAATGGCTGACGAAAAAAAGGTGCATTACGCCTACGGTGACGGCCGTTAGCGCAATACCCAGGAAAATCAGCAACTCTTTGTAAAACGCCTGAATCGTTACTGCGTTAGGGGCACTGAGCGCTTTTTGGATCAGGTCATAAAAAGGGCCATACCAGTCGTTTACCGCCACGCCGATTTCCACCGAAAAGTAGGTGACGAAAATAATCAGTGAGGTTCCCAGGATAGACCAGCGTTGCCAGGGATGGGGACGTAATAGCGCCCAGGCCCCCGCGAAAAGGCAAACGCACAGCAGGTAATAACCGTAAAACCACAAAAAAGCGGGTGACAGGAACCGTGCGGCCCCGTGCGGCAACGGCTCGCTGATGTGCAGCAGGCTGTCACCCAGCGGGCGTCCCCAGCCATACCAAATGATCACTGCCACCAGCGACCAGATCAGCGCAGAAGAGAAAAACCACTTGGGATTGGGAAAAAACGACTTGAACATAAGCGCACTTTGTATCCGTAACAGGAGAATAATTGCTGTAATAGCAAATATTTAACCTAAGTGCAGGATTATATTGAAACGATTTTTGACGATGATGGCTTTTTCTTTACGCAGCCGTGCAGTGACAGGAAGCTTACCGTGGCACGACACACTCGACAGGCCGGTATCATTAGGGTGACCGGTTGGCTGACTGCGGTGTGTCGACGAGGCTGACAGCGTTGTCAGGTCTTGATTGATGTTATCAGATTTTTTGGTGAAAACGGGTGTGTTAAAGTAGAACGCGATTTATTGCGAGTATCTCGTGTTTTCGTCACTTAAGAATAAAAATGCACCAATAGTGTGTCAGGTAGTTTATATGGGATGGAGGGATGGATTGTGGTGAAATATTTGGGGTTGGCTGGCTTGTTGTTATTAACGGCATGCTCATCTCTGACTACTGTGAATGATTATAATAAAGATTTAACAGATTCGCTTGCCGATAAAAGAGTCGGTATCGCCTTCGATATGAATAATAATAGAACTCGGGTCTACCCGGAAACGAAAACATGTATTGATCTCTACTCAAAAAATAACGGATTCGTTCCTGTCATGCGCTTGAGTAAAAAATCGATAGGGATGCCAGTCGTCGATGAAATGAGTGATAGGCATCAAGAATTCTGGGTGAGTGCCAATGGGTATATCGCGGTCAGGGTGCTCTACACCGGTGAAAACAATCACCGGTCATTCTTCTCGCCCGATGTGTTAGTGTCAGAGAGCGTGATTGCCTTTAAGCCTGAAGCGGGTTCATTTTATTACGTGACGATTGATTTCAAGGACAGAAACGCAGAAACAGGGAAATACTTAAGGGTGTATAAAATTGTTGATAATGCGTCGGGAGAAAAAACATTACAGCATGTCGAGATGCTGACATTGAGAAACTGTCCAGGTCAACAACCGTGGTACACAAAAGCCGGTGCGGCGATATGATTTTATTTTCTTAGACCGCTAACGTGTATCCCTGCTGATAGGCTATCGGCAGGGATACACCCCAAATATACCCGTCATACTTCAAGTTGCAGGTGTGTTGGCTGCCCTCGTTCACCCCAGTCACTTACTGATATAAGTGACTGGGGATTCGCTCGGTTGCCGCCGTCCTGCAACTCGAATTATTTTGGGTATAAATGTCTAAGCAAAATAGTAAAATAAAAAACATGGCTCCATCCGTGGTTAATCCAGTTCAATGATTTCCTGCTGGCTCAGGTCGTTATCCAGCTGGCGTAATACCCGATAAACCTGCGCAACCGACTGTAACGTATGGCGTGGAATGTAGTGACCCTCGGGGACCCGATACAGAGTTCGTGCCAGCCAGATAAAGCGGATCACCGGCACATTGGCCTGATGCGCGCGGGCGATGAGCGCTTTGGCCTGTTCGTCTTCCCCCTTGAGTAGAATGCGCGGTAATGGCGTTTTGCCAGGACGATAGAATAGCGCCACCGCATAGTGTGTCGGGTTAACCAACAGCAGGTCGGCATCCTCGATGTTGGGTTTGGCGCGAGGGCTGGCCGGTTCGTTGAGGATTTCCTGGGCGACCGATTTGCGATGCCCCTTCATGTGGGGGTCGCCTTCCGAATTTTTGAACTCGTTACGAATATCTTCATGACTCATGCGTTGCTGCTTGAGGAAGTAGTATTTTTGCAAGCCGAAGTCGAGTATCGCCAGCGCCAGCAGTGAAGACAGGGTGGTGCGCGCCACACTTTTCAGTACACTCTCCACACCTTTCCAGAAGGCGGTCAGGTCGCCATAGGCTAAC from Dickeya zeae NCPPB 2538 encodes the following:
- a CDS encoding methyl-accepting chemotaxis protein — translated: MDTIMHTYNNLKVGIKLAIGFGLILVMSAFITLSGVNNFRSIDAYVNKSIISNDINNNLNDARRARLNFQYTHDYSAMDKVGDLMAKVGESLKQTNQYTWRPSARKLLDQLNTAYNVYVPGREALINASKQRDAVAQKFNRDSSASVLSTLRTQFSASTQAPELRLEFITLYEQLADIRDTAHELLLTPSAQTESNLRKALTSAQAAFTQSLPKFSTEQQSWLNQAWRFFSAYNGYIDEYMAAFRNESAATSTMSGAAVILDNASNDLYTGQLALVSSTTASSQWQLLLTGLVIIAIGVLMAWRITLQITRPLHQSLSIAERIAQGDLTASITVVRRDELGMLMSAMAAMNHKLREMIGEIREGVSNVASAASEIAAGNTDLSSRTEQQSAAVVETAASMEQLTSTVKQNADNAHHASQLAADASANATRGGEIVTTVVSTMNEIAVSSRRISEITSVINGIAFQTNILALNAAVEAARAGEQGRGFAVVAGEVRSLAQRSAQAAKEIETLINESVTRVNTGSTQVENAGKTMDEIIRSISHVHDIMDEIASASDEQSRGINQISTAVSEMDATTQQNAALVEQSSAAANSLEEQAQVLEHAVSFFRTSHDSAMVSPARQRNTTSTKTPLMLGKSTTKASATVKPSSTSTKDDWESF
- the sbmA gene encoding peptide antibiotic transporter SbmA gives rise to the protein MFKSFFPNPKWFFSSALIWSLVAVIIWYGWGRPLGDSLLHISEPLPHGAARFLSPAFLWFYGYYLLCVCLFAGAWALLRPHPWQRWSILGTSLIIFVTYFSVEIGVAVNDWYGPFYDLIQKALSAPNAVTIQAFYKELLIFLGIALTAVTVGVMHLFFVSHYVFRWRTAMNDYYSSHWQSLRHIEGAAQRIQEDTMRFASTVESLGVDLVKSLMTLIAFLPVLVSLSSHVKTLPLIGEVPYGLVIAAIVWSLAGTGLLAFIGIKLPGLEFNNQRVEAAYRKELVYGEDDATRATPPTVKQLFTNVRKNYFRLYFHYTYFNIARVLYLQTDNVFGIIMLLPSIVAGSLTLGLMNQITNVFDQVRSSFQYLINSWTTIVELMSIYKRLRSFESVIKDVPIVTDAADATSGV
- the sctU gene encoding type III secretion system export apparatus subunit SctU, with the translated sequence MSEKTEKPTPKKLQDARKKGEVGQSQDVPKLLISFALLEMILALTDNGMSKLQALMQLPLSRLSDPFGHATNEVFSEALSLLGTFCLLTISVALLMRIVGGWIQYGPLFAVEALKIDVNRLNPVNQIKQMFTMRKLTDMLTSILKATTIGLVFWLVVIPQLEWLVELAYGDLTAFWKGVESVLKSVARTTLSSLLALAILDFGLQKYYFLKQQRMSHEDIRNEFKNSEGDPHMKGHRKSVAQEILNEPASPRAKPNIEDADLLLVNPTHYAVALFYRPGKTPLPRILLKGEDEQAKALIARAHQANVPVIRFIWLARTLYRVPEGHYIPRHTLQSVAQVYRVLRQLDNDLSQQEIIELD